One part of the Lotus japonicus ecotype B-129 chromosome 2, LjGifu_v1.2 genome encodes these proteins:
- the LOC130737490 gene encoding myosin-6-like isoform X3: protein MAAQLNFVVGSHVWIEDPDEAWMDGEIVESKDDEITVSCESGMKVVSKTANIYPKDPEFPPNGVEDMTRLAYLHEPGVLQNLQVRYDLNEIYTYTGNILIAVNPFQRLPHLSSNSTMAQYKAAAFGEQSPHPFAIAGSAYRKMINEGASQAILVSGESGAGKTESTKMLMHYLAFLGGRAATEGRSVEQQVLESNPVLEAFGNAKTVRNNNSSRFGKFVEIQFDQRGRISGAAIRTYLLERSRVCQVSDPERNYHCFYMLCAAPQEDVNRYKLGNPRTFHYLNQSNCYELDGVDDSKEYLDTRRAMDVVGISSDEQDAIFRIVAAVLHLGNIEFIKGVNDEMDSSEPKDEKSRFHLKTAAELLMCDESSLEDSFCKRVMVTRGEAITKWLDPNSAALSRDALAKIVYSRLFDWIVDKINNSIGQDPNSQYLIGVLDIYGFESFKTNSFEQFCINLTNEKLQQHFNQHVFKMEQEEYTKEEIDWSYIEFVDNQDVLDLIEKKPGGIIALLDEACMFPRSTHETLAEKLYQTFKDNKRFNKPKLSRTDFTINHYAGDVTYQTDLFLDKNKDYVVPEHAALLSASKCSFVSGLFPPLSEETSKSTKFSSVASQFKLQLQSLLETLSATEPHYIRCVKPNNLLKPGIFENNNILQQLRCGGVMEAIRISCAGYPTRKHFDEFVQRFSILEPKVLKSCPDEVTACKRLLDRANLKDYQIGKTKVFLRAGQMAELDACRAEVLGRSASIIQRKVRTFISQKHFSLLRCSAIELQRVSRGQLARHQYECMRREAASLKIQKHFRMHLSQNAYKTIYAAAVCIQTGMRGMDARNNLRFRRRAHAAIVIQGYYRGYLARTYFRRLKKAAIVAQCSWRRTIARRELRKLKMAAKEAKALEAAKINLEKQVEELTMSLQAEKRMREAETQENEKLQHALREMELQFQETKATLIQETQENERLQHALREMELQFQETNSTLIQKREATNKEAEKTPTIQDFSVNVVDNELIDKLTAENEKLKEMVNSLEKKTTQEFPVNVTENEVINKLSSENEHLKDLVGSLERKFDETERKYEESSRLSEERMNQIIETESKIIDLKTNMQRLEEKLSDMETENQILRKQSLLSSSSQRMSGKFTPATAPPLENGHQAPAKTFGSEVRRSQMEKHHESVDALFNCVAKDLGFSEGKPVAAFTIYNCLLHWRFFEAEKTSIFDRLIQLIGSAIEDQDNHDSMAYWLSNTSALFFHLHQCLKVPTSTSGKPPTPNPNPTTFMAKITRPFQ from the exons GTTGTGAGCAAAACAGCTAATATCTATCCCAAAGATCCTGAATTCCCGCCAAACGGTGTGGAAGATATGACAAGGCTAGCATATCTGCATGAACCAGGGGTCCTTCAAAATTTGCAAGTTCGATATGACTTGAATGAAATATAT ACATACACAGGGAACATATTGATAGCAGTGAACCCTTTTCAAAGGTTACCTCATTTGTCTTCCAATAGTACGATGGCACAGTATAAAGCTGCGGCTTTTGGTGAGCAGAGCCCCCATCCTTTTGCAATTGCAGGTTCTGCATATAG GAAGATGATAAATGAAGGAGCAAGTCAAGCTATTTTGGTTAGTGGAGAAAGTGGAGCTGGTAAAACAGAAAGTACAAAGATGCTTATGCATTATCTTGCCTTTCTGGGAGGGAGAGCAGCAACTGAGGGACGCTCTGTGGAGCAACAAGTTCTGGAG TCCAATCCTGTTTTAGAAGCATTTGGTAATGCAAAGACTGTTAGGAATAATAATTCAAG TCGTTTTGGTAAGTTTGTGGAGATTCAGTTTGATCAGAGGGGAAGAATTTCAGGAGCTGCTATCAGAACTTATTTGTTGGAACGATCCCGCGTATGTCAAGTTTCTGATCCTGAGAGAAATTATCATTGCTTTTATATGCTTTGCGCTGCACCACAAGAG GATGTTAATAGGTACAAATTAGGAAATCCAAGAACATTTCATTACCTTAATCAATCAAATTGCTATGAGCTGGATGGCGTGGATGATTCTAAGGAGTACCTTGATACAAGGAGAGCTATGGATGTCGTTGGGATCAGCTCTGATGAGCAG GATGCCATATTTCGAATAGTAGCTGCTGTACTTCATTTAGGAAACATTGAATTTATCAAGGGAGTGAATGATGAGATGGATTCCTCTGAACCCAAAGATGAAAAATCCCGTTTCCACCTAAAAACTGCAGCTGAACTTTTGAT GTGTGATGAAAGTTCCCTTGAAGACTCCTTTTGTAAACGTGTTATGGTGACTCGTGGTGAGGCTATAACAAAATGGCTTGATCCAAACTCTGCAGCTCTCAGTAGAGATGCATTAGCTAAAATAGTTTATTCAAGGCTTTTTGACTG GATTGTGGACAAGATTAACAACTCTATTGGGCAAGATCCAAATTCACAGTACTTAATTGGGGTTCTGGATATATATGGATTTGAGAGTTTCAAGACTAACAG CTTTGAGCAATTTTGTATCAAtttgacaaatgaaaaattACAGCAACATTTCAACCAG CATGTCTTCAAAATGGAGCAAGAGGAATATACAAAGGAAGAGATTGATTGGAGTTATATAGAGTTTGTTGATAATCAAGATGTTCTTGATCTTATAGAGAAG AAGCCCGGCGGTATTATTGCTCTTCTGGATGAGGCTTG TATGTTTCCAAGATCAACGCATGAAACATTAGCTGAAAAGCTATATCAAACATTTAAGGACAATAAACGCTTCAACAAGCCAAAGTTATCTCGTACTGACTTCACGATCAACCACTATGCCGGTGAC gTCACTTATCAAACTGACCTTTTCCTTGATAAGAATAAAGACTATGTTGTTCCAGAGCATGCTGCCCTACTCAGCGCTTCGAAGTGCTCCTTCGTTTCAGGGCTTTTCCCACCTTTATCTGAGGAAACTTCTAAATCTACAAAGTTCTCTTCTGTAGCCTCTCAGTTTAAG CTACAACTGCAATCTTTACTTGAAACACTGAGTGCTACTGAGCCACACTACATTCGTTGCGTAAAGCCAAATAATCTTCTTAAGCCAGGGATATTCGAGAACAACAATATCTTGCAACAGCTTCGGTGTGGG GGAGTTATGGAGGCAATTAGGATAAGTTGTGCAGGATATCCCACTAGAAAGCACTTTGATGAATTTGTTCAGCGGTTTAGTATCTTGGAACCTAAGGTTCTTAAATCATG CCCTGACGAGGTGACTGCTTGCAAGAGGCTTCTAGACAGAGCGAACCTTAAAGATTATCAG ATTGGAAAGACAAAAGTGTTTCTGAGAGCAGGTCAAATGGCAGAACTTGATGCATGTCGTGCTGAGGTCTTAGGAAGATCTGCAAGCATTATTCAGAGAAAAGTTCGCACATTTATTTCTCAGAAACACTTCAGTTTATTAAGATGCTCTGCCATAGAGCTACAAAGGGTTTCTAGAG GACAACTTGCACGCCATCAGTATGAGTGCATGAGGAGGGAAGCAGCTTCTTTGAAAATCCAAAAACACTTCCGCATGCATCTTTCCCAAAATGCTTACAAAACTATTTATGCCGCAGCTGTTTGTATTCAAACTGGTATGCGAGGGATGGATGCTAGAAATAACCTTAGATTCCGGAGGCGGGCACATGCTGCAATTGTTATTCAG GGTTACTACAGAGGTTATTTAGCTCGTACATATTTCCGAAGGCTAAAGAAAGCAGCAATTGTTGCACAATGTTCCTGGAGGAGAACCATTGCACGTAGAGAACTTCGAAAGCTTAAAATG GCTGCTAAGGAAGCCAAGGCTCTAGAAGCTGCCAAAATTAATCTAGAAAAGCAAGTTGAAGAACTAACCATGAGTCTACAAGCAGAGAAGAGAATGAGg GAAGCCGAGACACAGGAAAACGAAAAATTACAACATGCTTTGCGAGAGATGGAGCTTCAATTCCAAGAAACTAAGGCAACACTAATCCAGGAGACACAGGAAAATGAAAGATTACAACATGCGTTGCGAGAGATGGAGCTTCAGTTCCAAGAAACTAACTCAACACTAATTCAGAAACGTGAGGCTACCAACAAAGAAGCTGAGAAAACTCCAACTATACAAGATTTTTCTGTTAATGTTGTTGACAATGAATTGATTGATAAGCTTACTGCTGAAAATGAAAAACTTAAG gAGATGGTTAATTCATTGGAAAAGAAAACTACACAGGAGTTTCCTGTTAATGTTACTGAAAATGAAGTAATCAATAAGCTTAGTTCTGAAAATGAACATCTCAAG GATCTTGTTGGTtcattagaaagaaaatttgATGAAACAGAGAGGAAATATGAAGAAAGTAGCAGGCTTAGTGAAGAGCGCATGAATCAAATTATAGAGACGGAATCAAAGATCATTGATCTAAAGACCAATATGCAGAG GCTTGAAGAAAAACTCTCTGATATGGAAACTGAGAATCAAATTTTGCGGAAGCAATCACTGCTTAGTTCATCATCCCAGAGAATGTCAGGAAAATTTACACCTGCTACCGCTCCG CCTTTGGAAAATGGTCATCAG GCACCAGCAAAGACATTTGGTTCAGAAGTGAGGAGATCTCAAATGGAGAAGCATCAT gAGAGTGTTGATGCTCTATTCAATTGTGTGGCAAAAGATCTTGGGTTCTCAGAAGGAAAACCTGTTGCAGCATTTACAATTTATAACTGTCTTCTACATTGGAGATTTTTTGAAGCAGAAAAGACAAGTATATTTGATCGTCTTATTCAGCTGATTGGTTCTGCAATAGAG GATCAGGACAATCATGATTCTATGGCTTATTGGTTGTCCAATACGTCTGCATTGTTTTTCCACCTTCATCAATGTCTAAAAGTACCTACATCAACATCAGGGAAGCCACCAACTCCAAATCCAAATCCAACGACATTTATGGCAAAGATTACCAGG CCTTTCCAGTAA